Below is a window of Drosophila nasuta strain 15112-1781.00 chromosome X, ASM2355853v1, whole genome shotgun sequence DNA.
AATCCCATCAATGGACGCTACGATCGCTCCAAGAGTCTGCAGCAAAACATTCAACTGTCGGCGCCGATTATGTCGCGTTTCGATTTGTTCTTCATACTGGTGGACGAATGCAACGAGGTGGTGGACTATGCCATCGCCCGTAAGATTGTCGATTTGCACTCGAACATCGAGGAGTCGGTGGAGCGTGCCTATACCCGGGAGGAGGTGCTGCGCTATGTGACCTTCGCGCGACAATTCAAACCGATCATCGGCAGCGAAGCGGGCAAAATGCTCGTGGAGAACTACGGACATTTGCGACAACGTGACACGGGCTCGGCGGGACGCAGCACCTGGCGCATTACGGTGCGTCAGCTGGAGTCCATGATACGCCTGAGCGAGGCGATGGCCAAGCTGGAGTGCTCCAACCGAGTCCTGGAGCGTCATGTGAAGGAAGCCTTCCGCTTGCTGAACAAATCGATCATACGCGTCGAGCAGCCGGACATCCATTTGGATGACGATGAACAGCGCATGCTGGGGGAGACAGATGATGGCATTGAGCATGACATTGATATGGAGAACAATGGTTCGGCGGCCAACATTAACGCCGACGACTTGGACAACTCGGCAAGCGGAGTGCAGAAAAAGAAATTCACACTCTCATTTGAGGACTATAAGAATCTGTCCACGATGCTGGTGCTGCACATGCGTGGCGAGGAGGCGCGCTGTGAGGTCGAGGGCAGCGATACGGGCATGAAGCGCAGCGATGTTGTCACCTGGTATCTGGAGCAGGTCGCCGAGCAAATTGAGAGCGAGGATGAGCTTATTTCACGCAAGAACCTTATCGAGAAGTTAATCGATCGTTTGATCTATCACGATCAGGTCATAATACCGCTAAAGACATCGAATTTAAAGCCACCGGGCAAGGGAACACATGCCGCCCAAGATGATGAGCTCGAGAACGATCCGCTGCTCGTCGTGCATCCCAACTACATTGTGGAATGAGcgtcatcctcatcatcatcatcgtcgaaCCACAATCATCTCAtatctcatttttttttgctttcattcaacTTATTACTCTCCCTAAGTTAAGTTTAGTTGTAATACGTTTTAGGCTAAACATTGTGTAAGTTTAAGTATTCATTTTGTATGctgttttcaaaattttttgtaataaatacaacatttgCTGCTTCTAATCCCTTCAGATAGACTTTTTTCCTTTAATTGGTACGTTGTTGATAAATTGCCTAATTGGTTAACAAATATGAAGGCGCGCATCAAAACATGAAATGACAAATCGTTAGCAAAGCCTCATCCTCATTCCATTCCCATCCTTCCAGTCCTGCCGTTTAACGCTCAAAAGTGTAGTGTTTGACGCCATCGGCGGGATATTGCTTGGCGGCAACGGGGCGATACATTTTCTTGTCCTCCAGCCAGTAGTAGAGCGCCAGGCAGCCGGACATCACGCCCAGGAAGGTGAGGAAGTAGTAGGAATTGCTATAGCGTGGCTGTTCCGCCTGTGAGTAACGATCCTCACTATACAGATCATGATCAACAGACACctacaaataaaatcatttaattggAAGATTGGCAAATTGGAAAGTGTAAATGCGATACTCACGGGCTCATTGAAGTTACGCTTGTGCTCGGGGTAATCGTAGGGATAGTAGGAATCCTTGTTCTCGACGCCAAGACCGCCGCCCACCTTGGGATAGTCACCGTAGCCCAAGCCATTGTCCGCATATGGTTTGTACTCCTCGGGCAGCAGATAGTATTTCTTGGCAGCCGCATCGCGCTCCTTTTGCGTCTTGGGATATGGGGCCGGAGTGTAATCCTTATTCCAGCCGGCAACTGTTTGTGTCGaatgcaatttacaatttatttcaaaagttacgtaaacaacacacaaacaacagctACTTACGATTGCGCGCAATGTGGAGCGACAGTCGTGGATTGGTGGCGCTCAGTTGCTTGGCCAAGCACAGAGATTTCATTAACGCTGACATTCTGGCGGCGATGGCTTTGTTGACTTTTCAATTTCCCGAAATTTTTGTACGCGCACTAAACGATTCGCTTGCCTCAAACAGGGAATTCGGCAGACAGCTTGCAAAACAGCTGTTACCTAGTGATGGGCGATAAAcgataagaaaataaatgtcGTTATAGCtgttgtattttaatattaggCCTACTTGCTATTTAAAcgaatttacaattgttaattttttttgttttaaatgaaacaaattgtgaatattttatttaaatttttttgtgcaaaCTCAACCAAATTATGCACGATGAGTGTCTATCGATATGCGCGCTTGAATTGTTGTGCAATCGCCTATCgagctttttttgtttttgttgtgttgcctCTGCCTGGTCCGCTAGTTCTGTGGGGCGAGTGAAATATACGCGGCTTTATTTCCTTTGGCAAATTTGCTATAGTTAACTACTGtttgaaataataacaaaataaagatGGTGTTACCTCTATTGCAACGCTCCACGCTACGCGGCGTGCAACAGCTGAGCAAGCCATGGGCGAGTGCTACCTGCAGTCTTCGTTTGGTAAGGAACTTTATATCGTGGGATATTTATGTGTGACGCTTATgtaattgttttgcatttctctTTTGGCCTGCACTTTTTACTGATGGCAGTGAAATAAAACAGCACATCGCCTTTAGACAGGCTTcttgaatatatattaaaagttgCAGATATAGATAGAGTTACATATAGAATTCTGTGCTGCCGGCATTTCGTAATCACGGTGTCACCTGAGaaaaaatcatttttcttTGAGAATTGGAGACTCGGCTAATAGGAGTCGCATCAACAAGTCTTTTCAGCTGCACAAACATTGGAAAGCTTTGTATTCCAGTCAGAACGATTGGCGAGTCCCATAAGCAAATGCAATGGCAAGCAGTGCAACTCCCATTTATCTGCAAGCAGTGCTTCTCTAGCAGTAATTATTTAAGTACTTTACTGGCTAATATGTCGATCAATCATGTTGCCGGCTCTAAttaattaagaatatttaaaatgatatcaCTCCGATTTAGAAATTAAGTGTTGTGTTACGAAACTGCCGGCTGATGGATACTATATTACGAATGTGCCAAGCCCACATTCAATTTGGTCAAATAAGAATTCTTTGAATGAGAATTTAGTTAGATTTTTTGTATGACACTTGAAGACTTATTTGTGTTAGTTgctaattgtttattatatttatttcgtgCGTTTTGGTAGACGGTTTCTTTGTTCttgatttttacaatttgttcgtaataaaaaaaaaatagatttcTCGCACTTTCAACTAATAAATGGCAATGACCAACTGCCAGTTGATAGcaataatgaaaaatgcaatCAACCGGCACTCATTCAAGTTTTGCCATATTAAACCggttaaataatattatacgAAAAACAATGTTCTAATTGCAAAAGGATCGTCacgtatgcatgtgtgtacaCACAAccgtatgcatgtgtgtgcgtgcaagTGCGAGACGCTTAACCTACTGtccacaacacaacacaacggTTAGCATCCACTTACTACCGTTTCTGATTaattgttgctgtcgctgcttctgtttctgtcgCACTTGCTTTGCTTAATCGCGCCTCTTTAGCTTAACTGTGGCATTTATTAGTTTGCCTTTTAGCACTTGCTTGTGGATCGCGTGTATGTTTGTgcttttatatgtatgtacatacacaagtacttatgaatatttatgtatgagGTCTTGTAAAGTGGGATTCTAAaatacattcacacacacacgcgttcATACATAAGTGCGCAAAATAAAACGCGCAATCACTgctattcacacacacacacacatgcagctTACCTACAGGCTGAGCAGAACTAAAATCGACCCCCATTGGTCGTCTTAGGTGGTTTGTGTCTTGGCTTCAACGCACTTCGTTCACTCTACAGTAGGAGATTAAACTTGTAAATTTCGCAAAGAATTTCATAGAGATAagtacaaattattaaagaaaatgtacaattcaaatgtattcatataa
It encodes the following:
- the LOC132796088 gene encoding NADH dehydrogenase [ubiquinone] 1 beta subcomplex subunit 8, mitochondrial, encoding MSALMKSLCLAKQLSATNPRLSLHIARNLAGWNKDYTPAPYPKTQKERDAAAKKYYLLPEEYKPYADNGLGYGDYPKVGGGLGVENKDSYYPYDYPEHKRNFNEPVSVDHDLYSEDRYSQAEQPRYSNSYYFLTFLGVMSGCLALYYWLEDKKMYRPVAAKQYPADGVKHYTFER